From one Peptoniphilaceae bacterium AMB_02 genomic stretch:
- a CDS encoding phospho-sugar mutase: protein MDYMKNYLEWMENPIFDEETKIELKELTDEEEIKDRFYQNLEFGTAGLRGKIGAGTNRMNQYTVGLATQGFAETILKRGEEAKKRGVAICYDVRHKSKEFSELASSIFAANGIKVYLYKTINPTPVLSYTIRKLKTIAGVMVTASHNPMEYNGYKAYWEEGSQILEGLADEILKAIEELGSYDKVKKIPFNDAMASGMVEYIDDSVYESYIEDVLNYSINEDIDKNVNIVYSPLNGTGNIPVREVLRRRGFTNINIVKEQELPDPDFTTVGYPNPEDPKAFKLAIELGKKVNADLLLATDPDCDRAAIEVLNKDGEYEFVNGNKIGALLINYILSQRSKLGNLPENGVIVKSIVTGDLSKAIADEYGIEVVETLTGFKNISGKANEYDITGDKKFLFGYEESIGYTYGDSVRDKDAVNSSMMIAEMAGYYKKHSQSLLDVLEDLYKKHGYYNEDLISIVLTGLDGQQRISRIMEEFRKNPIRELNGIKLVKIIDYLNDETGNPKSNVLKYYYEDGSWFALRPSGTEPKIKLYIYSVGKTLEDSEDKIKCIKEVGINKIESVE, encoded by the coding sequence ATGGACTATATGAAAAATTATTTAGAATGGATGGAGAATCCTATTTTCGACGAAGAAACCAAAATAGAACTAAAAGAACTTACCGATGAAGAGGAGATAAAAGACAGGTTTTATCAAAACTTGGAATTTGGAACAGCAGGTTTACGTGGTAAAATTGGAGCCGGAACAAATAGAATGAATCAATACACGGTAGGATTAGCAACCCAAGGGTTTGCTGAAACCATTCTAAAGAGGGGCGAAGAAGCAAAAAAGAGGGGAGTTGCAATTTGTTACGATGTAAGGCATAAGTCAAAAGAATTTTCCGAACTTGCCTCAAGTATCTTTGCTGCTAATGGGATCAAAGTATATCTATATAAAACGATTAACCCAACTCCTGTTTTATCATATACGATTAGAAAACTAAAAACAATTGCCGGGGTAATGGTAACCGCAAGTCATAATCCAATGGAATATAATGGATATAAAGCATATTGGGAAGAAGGCTCACAAATTTTAGAAGGACTGGCAGACGAAATACTTAAAGCTATAGAGGAATTGGGTAGCTATGATAAAGTCAAAAAGATTCCGTTTAATGATGCTATGGCCAGTGGAATGGTAGAGTATATAGACGATTCAGTATATGAATCATATATAGAAGATGTATTAAACTACTCCATAAACGAAGATATAGATAAAAATGTAAATATAGTCTATTCACCACTCAATGGAACCGGTAATATTCCGGTTCGAGAAGTGCTTAGAAGAAGGGGATTCACAAATATCAATATAGTTAAAGAACAGGAATTGCCAGATCCGGATTTCACGACGGTAGGATATCCTAATCCTGAAGATCCAAAGGCATTCAAACTTGCCATTGAACTAGGTAAAAAAGTCAATGCAGACCTCCTACTAGCAACAGATCCGGATTGTGACAGAGCAGCAATTGAGGTATTAAATAAAGATGGCGAATACGAGTTTGTTAATGGTAATAAAATTGGTGCTTTATTAATAAACTATATACTAAGTCAAAGAAGCAAATTGGGCAATTTGCCAGAAAATGGTGTAATTGTAAAATCAATAGTTACTGGAGATTTATCAAAAGCAATAGCAGATGAGTATGGAATAGAAGTGGTTGAAACATTGACCGGATTTAAGAACATAAGCGGTAAGGCAAATGAGTATGACATAACAGGAGATAAAAAGTTTTTATTCGGTTATGAAGAAAGTATAGGATACACATATGGAGACTCCGTTAGAGATAAAGACGCAGTGAATTCATCGATGATGATTGCTGAGATGGCAGGATATTATAAAAAACATAGTCAATCGTTGCTTGATGTTCTAGAAGATCTCTATAAAAAACATGGTTACTATAACGAGGATTTAATATCAATTGTATTGACTGGACTAGACGGACAACAGAGAATCAGCAGAATAATGGAAGAATTTAGAAAAAATCCTATTCGAGAATTAAATGGTATAAAACTAGTTAAAATCATTGACTACTTAAATGATGAAACCGGAAATCCGAAATCCAATGTATTAAAATACTACTATGAGGATGGAAGTTGGTTTGCATTAAGACCATCGGGTACAGAACCAAAAATAAAACTTTATATCTACTCAGTAGGAAAAACATTAGAAGACAGTGAAGATAAGATTAAATGCATTAAAGAAGTGGGAATAAATAAAATTGAATCTGTAGAATAA
- a CDS encoding xanthine phosphoribosyltransferase — protein MQSLKERILRDGTVLDGNILKVDNFINHMIDPGLFMEMGKEYYDYFKDKNITKIITIEVSGIGLAVTTGYIFQVPVLFAKKTISKTLSENCYETKVYSYTKKTTYTVRVDKRMLNSGDNVLIIDDFLANGEALKGLIDIVEQAGAKVAGIGIAIEKGFQKGGELIRSEGYDLKSLAIIKEFKDGSIIFDQNK, from the coding sequence ATGCAATCATTAAAAGAACGAATACTTAGAGATGGAACTGTATTAGATGGCAATATCTTAAAAGTAGACAATTTCATAAATCATATGATAGACCCGGGTTTATTTATGGAAATGGGCAAGGAATACTACGACTACTTCAAAGACAAAAATATAACCAAAATAATTACTATTGAAGTTTCCGGTATTGGACTTGCTGTAACTACAGGATATATTTTTCAGGTACCTGTACTATTTGCCAAAAAGACGATTTCCAAAACACTATCTGAAAACTGCTATGAAACTAAGGTTTACTCTTATACGAAAAAAACCACATATACAGTAAGAGTTGATAAGAGGATGCTTAACAGTGGGGATAATGTGCTTATAATAGACGATTTTTTAGCAAATGGGGAAGCATTAAAAGGTCTGATAGATATAGTTGAACAGGCGGGAGCCAAAGTGGCAGGTATAGGAATAGCGATTGAAAAAGGATTCCAAAAAGGCGGAGAACTAATAAGATCTGAAGGATACGATTTAAAAAGTTTGGCTATAATAAAAGAGTTCAAAGATGGAAGTATAATATTTGACCAAAATAAGTAA